From a single Arachnia propionica genomic region:
- the cmk gene encoding (d)CMP kinase, whose amino-acid sequence MDDLVIAMDGPSGVGKSSTAKRVARKLRLAYLDTGAMYRAVACEFVRQGLDRTDETGIGDLARTADLRISTNPDAPRVYINGRDVTEEIRKPEISAIVSAVAVVPEVRRVLIERMRRIITEHDRRIVVEGRDITTVVAPDAEVRVLLTADAQARIGRRAAELGERADQVTVTDSILRRDRDDSTVSNFTEAACGVNVIDSTHLDLDEVVAEILKLVPDA is encoded by the coding sequence ATGGATGATCTGGTGATCGCAATGGACGGGCCGAGCGGGGTCGGGAAATCCTCGACAGCGAAACGGGTGGCGCGAAAGCTCCGGCTCGCCTACCTTGACACGGGTGCCATGTACCGGGCTGTGGCCTGTGAGTTTGTTCGGCAGGGGCTGGATCGCACCGATGAAACCGGGATCGGGGACCTGGCGAGAACGGCTGACCTACGGATCAGCACAAATCCGGATGCGCCTCGCGTGTACATCAATGGTCGAGATGTCACCGAGGAGATCAGGAAACCGGAGATCTCCGCGATTGTCTCGGCGGTGGCCGTTGTCCCGGAGGTGCGTCGCGTACTGATCGAGCGCATGCGCCGGATTATCACGGAGCACGATCGTCGCATCGTCGTGGAGGGACGCGACATCACCACGGTGGTGGCTCCTGACGCCGAGGTGCGTGTGCTGCTCACCGCTGACGCGCAGGCACGCATTGGGAGGCGGGCCGCAGAGCTGGGGGAACGGGCCGATCAGGTTACGGTGACGGACTCGATCCTCAGGCGGGACCGCGACGACTCCACGGTCTCCAACTTTACCGAAGCCGCCTGCGGGGTGAACGTCATCGATTCCACGCACTTGGACCTCGACGAGGTCGTTGCGGAGATCCTGAAGTTGGTGCCCGATGCGTGA